The Ziziphus jujuba cultivar Dongzao chromosome 1, ASM3175591v1 genome segment aaattaaaaaaaaaaaagaattttacgTACAAAATGGTTGATTTTGATATATGACTAAATGTTTTCCAGGAAAAAGTGAGTGGACATTGGTGGCTTGATGTACAAGGTGAGCCAATGGGATACTGGCCTGACACCATCTTCCCATATTTGAAAATGCGTGCAAATTATCTCAAATGGGGCGGAGAGATTATCATTGCAAAGCCAACGGGTCCTCCTCACACTTCCACTCAAATGGGAAGTGGTCATTTTGCTGGTGAATCCTTTGGCAAAGCAAGTTTTATTGCCAATCTTGAATACGTTGATTCTTCTGGCAATTTCCTTGACCCCCCAAATCTCCTAGTCTTTGCTTCAAAACCAAAATGCTATAATGTGATTCTTTTGAAAAAGAGACCTAATTTTGGCATCTGTTTTTACTTTGGGGGACCTGGGTTTTCACCAATATGTCCAGATTAATTAGAGCACCAAAACTTGTTATTTTACCATACAAGTTcagcataaatgagttttgtttatTTCAAAACTGTTTTGACTCTCTAGGCCGGAG includes the following:
- the LOC132800514 gene encoding protein neprosin-like; the protein is MVYRDDFLQSESGDVVDCVDIYKQPAFDHPLLKDHVLQVQKVSSHLMVNFGFQSDGYKKTGCYNLECSGFVQISKKIYLGAPINPISIYNGTQYDISVAIYKEKVSGHWWLDVQGEPMGYWPDTIFPYLKMRANYLKWGGEIIIAKPTGPPHTSTQMGSGHFAGESFGKASFIANLEYVDSSGNFLDPPNLLVFASKPKCYNVILLKKRPNFGICFYFGGPGFSPICPD